From the genome of Thermaerobacter marianensis DSM 12885:
CGCCGGCGGCGGGACTAATCTTCCCCACCCCGCTGGCGCGCGTGCCAGAGGGTGGCGCCCCGGCGCGGCGGGCCGGCGGGCAGACTATGCCCGCTAACCGGCGGGCAGGCAGACCGGCCCGAAGGGGGGACGGGAGGTGAAGCCGGTGCAGGAGCGCAGGCGGCCCGGCGGCCCGCGCCACGGGGCGGCGCCGAGACGGGCCACGGGCCTGGCCTTCGCCGTGCTGTGCAGCGTGCCGTTCGTCATGGTCCTGAGCAATTCCATGCTGATCCCCGTTTTACCCCAGATGCGCGGGGCCATGGACCGCAGCCTGTTCCAGATCGGTCTCATCATCACGGCCTTCTCGGTGCCGGCGGGCCTGTTCATCCCCATCGGCGGGTACCTGTCGGACCGGTGGGGCCGCAAGCCGGTGATGATCCCGGGCCTGGTGGGGTTCGGGCTCGGCGGCCTGATGGCGGGGCTGGCGCCCCTCTTCACCCGCGATCCCTACGGGTGGATTCTGGCCGGCCGCGTCCTGCAGGGTCTGGCGGCGGGCGGCATGTACCAGGTGGCGCTGGCGGCGGCGGGCGACATGTACCAGGGCGGCGCGCGCACCCGGGCCATGGGCATCATGGAGGCCAGCAACGGGCTGGGCAAGATCGCTAGCCCCATCCTGGGCTCGGCCCTTGCCCTCCTGGCCTGGTATGTGCCCTTTTTCGCCTATCCGGCGCTGGCCGCGCTGTCGGCCCTGGGACTGTGGCTGTGGGTCCCGGAGCCCAACCGGCGCCGGGAGGCCCCGGCCCCCGGCCCGTACCTGCGGCGGATCGCCCGGATCTTCCGCGCCAAGGGCGTATCCCTGGCGGTGTGCTTCCTGGCAGGGTTCACGGCGCTGTTCATGCTGTTCGGCCTGCTCAGCGTCTACTCCGACCTGCTGGAACGGCCCTTCGGGATCCGCGGGTTCGTCAAAGGGGTGGTGGTGGCCATCCCGGTGGCGGTGGCCACCGTCACGGCCTACCTGAGTGGCATCGTGCTCCAGGACCGGCTGGCCCGGTACCTCAAGGCGGTGGTGGTGGCCGGGATCGCCTTGCTGGCGGCAGGCACGGCGGCACTGTACTTCATGCGGGACCTGGTGCCGATGATCGTGGCCATCAGCGTGATGGGGCTGGGGTACGGCCTGGCACTGCCGGCGATCAACACCCTGATCACCAGTTCGGTGGAAACCGCCGAGCGGGGCGGCATCACCGCCCTGTACGGCACGGTGAGGTTCTTCGGTGCCGCCCTGGGGCCGCCGGCCTTCGGCCTGTTGCTCGCCTGGGGCCGGGCGGCCATGTACCTGGGCAGCGGTGCCGCCGTGGCCGCGGTGCTGGGGCTGGTGGCCGCGTTCCTCCGCCAGGACGTGCTCCTCAAGCCCTTGCCGGCGGCGGGTGTCCCGGAACCCGCCGCCGCCGCGGACCGGCCGGCGACGGCCGGCCAAGGAGCGCGGGGAGGTACCGGCGCCGTCGCCTGGGGCCATGCCGGTCGCCGTGCCGCGGCGCCCGGCGATGACCCCGCGGCGGCGCGCCCGTCGGCGGGCGGTTCCCTCCGGGAGGCGGCCGGGCCCGTCCCCCCTCTTGCGCGGCGGGCCCCCGGGGGCGGTGGTGATGGACGCTGGCGGGAAGGGGGCGGCACGCCGGTCATTCCTTTGGGACCGTGGAGCCGGGTGCGCAGTTCCTTCCCTCCACGGCAAGGGATGAGCCCGGCATCGTGAAGGGTGACGCCCAAGCCACCCGCGGGGGAGTGGTCGACCGGGCCCGCGGCCCCATCCAAAGCAAGCGGCGGGGCGCTGGCGCGTCCCCGCCGCTTGCCGGGAGAGGAGAAACCGGAGGAAGAGCCTTGGGGAGGATCCGTGACGGATTGGCCTCCGCAGCTCTTGCAGTCGATAATATGGGGGAGGCGGGCGGCCCCTATGCAACCGGAACAGGGGTGCGCCCGTGACAATTTCAGGGAGGGCTGGATGCGTGCGGGTGACGGGCGGCCGGTGGCGCGGCCGGCCCCTGCGGGTGCCCGCCGGCCGGCAGGTTCGTCCCACCACGGACAGGGTGCGCCAGGCCCTGTTCAACATCCTGGGGCCGGCGGTGGAGGGTGCGCGGGTGCTGGACCTGTTCGCCGGCACCGGCAGCCTGGCCATCGAGGCCCTCAGCCGCGGAGCGCGGGAGGCGCTGCTGGTCGAGGCCGACCGGCGGGTGGTGGCGCTGCTGGGACGCAATCTGCGCGAGCTGGGGCTGGGTCCGGAGCAGGGCGCCGTGGTGTGGCGGCAGGATGTCTTCGCGGCCATTGCGAAACTTGCGGACGGCCGCCGGGTTTTCGACCTCATCCTCGCCGATCCCCCCTATCGCCAGGGAGTGGCGCCGCGGGTGGTCCAGGCGCTGGGCGAGGGACGGGTGCTGGCGCCCGGCGGCTGGCTGGTGGTGGAGCACGACCCCCGCGAGGCGCTGCCGGACCGGGCCGGCGGGGAGGCCGGCGTGCTGGTGCAGGTCGATGCCCGCCGTTACGGCGATACGGCGCTGGCCTTCTACCGCTGCCGACCGGCCGCGGAGGGGAAAGGAGAGACCCGATGACCATCGCCTTGTGCCCCGGTAGTTTCGATCCCATCACCAACGGTCATCTGGACATCATCGAACGGGCCAGCCGGCTGTTCGACCGGGTGCTGGTGACCGTGTTCGTCAACTCCTCCAAGCAGCCCTGGTTCACGCCCGAGGAGCGGGTGGAACTGGCCCGCCAGGCCACCGCTCACCTGCCCAACGTCACCGTCGACGCCTACGACGGGCTGCTGGTGGAGTACGCCCGGCGCCACGGGGCGCGGGTGATCGTCAAGGGGCTGCGCGCCATCTCCGACTTCGAATACGAATTCCAGATGGCCCAGATCAACAAGCACCTGGCAGGCGAGCTGGAGACCCTGTTCATGATGACCCGGCCGGAGAACGCCTATCTCAGTTCCAGCATCGTCAAGGAACTGGCCCGTTACGGGGTCGACCCCGCCGGCCTGGTGCCCGAGGTGGTCCGGCCGGCCCTGGCCGCCCGGGCCGCCGAGCGGAGGAGGCGATGACGGTGGCCGGCAACGAGCCCGCCCCGGAACGGGATCTCTATGTCCTGATCCGCGACTTCGAACAGTTCGTCCATCACGCCAGCCGGCTGCCCCTGACCGGCAAGGTGATCCTGGACGAGGATGACGTGTACGCCTTCCTCGACCACCTGCGCCGGCTGGTGCCGGAGGAGATCGACCGGGCGCGGCGGCTCCTGGCCGACCGGGACCGGCTGCTGGAACAGGCCCGGGCCGAGGCGGAGTCCATGGTCCGCCAGACGGAGAGCTATGTGGAGCGCATGGCCCGGGAGTCGGAGATCACCCGCAAGGCGGAAGAACAGGCCCGCCGCATGCTGGCCCAGGCGGAGGCGCGGGCCCGGGAGGTACGGGCCTCCGCCAACGCCTATGCGGCCGACCTGCTGGACCGGCTGGAGGGCATTCTGCGGAAGGCGCTGCAGGCGGTGGTGGAGGGGCGCCAGGAGCTCCAGGCGACCCTGCGGGCGGCGGGCCGGCCGGCGGCCGGCGAGGCCGGGCAGGAGGCGGCGCCGGCCGTCGACGAAGGGAAGCCTGACGGCGAGCCGGGCGGTGGTGCGGACTGGGACGAACCGGCCGGGGACTGAGACCGGTACCCCGGAGACGGGCGCCGGCGACGGAGGCCGAAAGGGGCCGCAGGCGCCGCCCCGGTTCCGCGGGGGCCGGGTTCGCGCCCCGCGCCCCGGCTAGCGCCCGGCGGCCGGGCGCCACCGCAACAGCTGGGTGACGGCGGCCACGGTCGCCAAGCCCCCGACGGCCAGCAGGAAGTGGACCGTGGCCGCCGCCAGGCGGGCCAGCCAGGCGGCGGGCCCCGGTGCCGCCCAGGCCGTGGCCGGCAAGAACGCCGGCGCCGCCACGGGGAACCAGGCCAGCCACAGGACGGTCACGGCGCCGGTGGCCACGGCGTGGAACAGGCGCGCGGCGATGTAGGGCCCGATGTGCAGGTCCGTCCCCTGGACGATGGCGGCCACCTGGGCGTGGACCGACAGCCCGCTCCAGGCGATGACGGCCCCCGCGACGATCAGCCGGTCGGCCAGGGGCGCGGGGGCCTGGGCGGCGGCCTGGGTGCCCAGGGTGAGCTCAAACAGCCCGCTGATCAGCGAGCGGGTCAGGGACGGGTCGAGGCCCAGGGGATGCAGGACCAGCAGGAAGAGGCCACCCAGGGCGTGGAGGATCCCTGCCCGCCCCAGCACCTGGATGACCACCGACATCAGGATGATCAGGCCGCCCACCAGCAGCAGGGTGTTGACCGAGTCGCGCACCGCGTCCCCCAGGACCTGGCCGAAGGGCCGCCCGTCCTCGCGGCGGGCGTCCACCATGGCGCGCCACGCCCGGCCGAGGAGCCACCCCTCCCGGCCGCCCAGGGCCGGGCTGCGGTCCCGGCCGGCGCGCCAGAAGCGCAGCGCCAAACCGGTGAGCAGGGCCCCGATGTAGTGGGCGGCCATGATGGGCCCCGCCACCGCGGCCGTGCCGAACATGCCCACGGCCACCGCACCGGCCATGAACAGGGGATCGGCCGTGTTGCTGAAACTCATGAGGCGCTCGGCCTCGGTCTTGCTGAGCAGGCCCTGCTGGCGCATGCGGGCGGTGATCACCGCGCCCAGCGGGTAGCCGCTGGCCAGGCCCACGGCCACCACGAAGGCGCCGGCCCCGGGCACGTTGAAGAGCGGCCGCATGAAGGGCTCCATCATCACGCCCATGAAGTGGACCACGCCCAGGGCCATCAGGATCTGGGCGCCGATGAAGAACGGCAGCAGGGCCGGGAAGACGATGTCCCACCAGACCTTCAGACCGGCCACGGCGGCCGAGAAGGCGGTCTCGGGGTATACCACCATGGCCAGCACCAGGCCGACCACCGCCGCCACCAGCAGGTGGGTCAACGGTGACTCGCGCACGGGCATTCCCCCGCACCGGTCCCGCCCCGCCGCGCCGATCCCGTGGGCCGGGGGTCGACCGGCCGAAGTCGAGCTGCCCCGGCGGCCAGCATGGCGCGGGGTGGGGCGCACCAGCATGTATATGGACGGCCCGCGGCGGGTAGACCCGGCCCGCCGGCGCCACGGCGACGACCGGTAGCCGGCCCGGCCGTGAGCGACCAGGTGCCGGCGGTCGTCCCGGAGGGTCCCGGCCGCTGGCCCGGCCTCTCCGGGTCCAGGGAGGTGGCGGCATGGCGGAACGGCGCACTGCGGCGAGCCGGCGTCCCGGGGCGGCGGCCGCTGCCCTGCTCCTGGCCGGTGTTCTCGGCTTTTTGGCCGCGCGGCTGCCGGTGCCGTGGCTGCTGGTGGAACCGGGCATCGCGGTGCCGGTACGGGTGGTGGTGGAAGCCGGAGGGCCGCAGGCGGTGTCATCCTCCGGCGGGGCGGCCGTCCCGCCGCCCGCCGCGCCGGCGGCGGCTGCCCGGCGCGGGGCGACCCGGTCCGGGCCCGGGTCCTTCTGGCTGGTGACCGTGGCGGCGCGGCCCGCCCGTCTCGGCGACGCGTGGCCCGCCCTGTGGGACCGGCGGCGGCAGCTGGTTCCGGCCGCCGCCCTGGGGGGCCCGACCCTGGCGGAGGTCGAAGCCGCCCAGCGGGCGGCTCTGCAGGCCAGCCAGGAGGCCGCTGCTGCCGCGGCGGCGGCCCTCCTGGGCATCCGCCCGGTTCCCGGGCTGCGCTTCGTCCTGCCCCCCGAGGTGGCCGGGCCGTCGGGCGGCCTGGTGCTGGGCCTCGCAGCGGTGGATGCCCTGGCTCCGGGCGACCTGGCCGGTGGCCTCCGGGTCGGCGCCACGGGAACCCTATCGCCCGAGGGGCGCGTGGGCGCGGTCGAAGGCGTGGCCTTGAAGTGGCTGGCGGCGGCCGAAGCCGGGCTGGACGTGCTCTTCGTACCCGCGAACCAGCCCTTGGCGGGCCGTTCCGGCCCCGTGGTGGTGCCGGTGCCGACCCTGGGGACGGCCGTCCGGTGGCTTTGCCAGCACGGGGGGCAGGGCCCGCCGTGCCCGTGAGGCCTGGACGCCGGGCGGGCTCCTGCCCGGTGCCGGGTCCGGCCCGCCGCGGGCAGCCGGGGCCGGTGGGCCGGTTCGTCCGCCTCGAACCGGATGGGCTCGTAGGACTGACGATCCCGCCACATGGCAAACAGCCCGCGAAGGGCGTGGTGGGCCACGATGCGCAGGGCTTCGTGGTCGTGGCGCCCGCGTTCACGGTGAGTCTGATAGATCTCCCGGGCCCAGTCGTGGTGTCGAACGAGTTGCTGCGCCAGCACTTGCACCGTATTCCGTGCCTGTTTGTTGCAAGCGTGGCGGAAACGCACCCGGACGGTCCTGCCGCTGCGGGCCATGACCGGAGCCGTCCCCGACCGGCATTGGATGGGGCGGACGTCGGGGACCGCCTGGCGGTCCTCCCCGAAGACGGTGATCATGCCGGCGGCCAGGACCGTGCCGATCCCTTTCATGGATCGAAACAACTCACCGTCCGGGTGTGCCTGCACCAGGGTCTCCAGTTGCTCATGACAGGCCTCGGGCTCGCGGCAGACGGCTTTGAGCTGATCCACCAGAAAGAGCATGCGGCGAGCCTACAGGGCCAGGGTGGCCGGATCGGCCGGGAGCTGGGGCTTGCCCGGGAAGCGGCAGCTGCAACCTAGCCACGGTATTAACCGTGGATGCGACGACGGCCCACGCCGCTGGGCACGGCCCACGTGACGGTGCTGCAACGTAGCCACGGTATTAACCGTGGATGCGACGAGATGCAGCACGAGTGGGCCCCCCAGAGCCGGCGCTGCAACGTAGCCACGGTATTAACCGTGGATGCGACCGTGTTGTGGACGACGACGGGCTTATCGCCCGCCAAGCTGCAACGTAGCCACGGTATTAACCGTGGATGCGACATGGCCGATCCAAAGTGGACGCCGGGGCCGTGGCGGCTGCAACGTAGCCACGGTATTAACCG
Proteins encoded in this window:
- a CDS encoding nucleoside recognition domain-containing protein is translated as MPVRESPLTHLLVAAVVGLVLAMVVYPETAFSAAVAGLKVWWDIVFPALLPFFIGAQILMALGVVHFMGVMMEPFMRPLFNVPGAGAFVVAVGLASGYPLGAVITARMRQQGLLSKTEAERLMSFSNTADPLFMAGAVAVGMFGTAAVAGPIMAAHYIGALLTGLALRFWRAGRDRSPALGGREGWLLGRAWRAMVDARREDGRPFGQVLGDAVRDSVNTLLLVGGLIILMSVVIQVLGRAGILHALGGLFLLVLHPLGLDPSLTRSLISGLFELTLGTQAAAQAPAPLADRLIVAGAVIAWSGLSVHAQVAAIVQGTDLHIGPYIAARLFHAVATGAVTVLWLAWFPVAAPAFLPATAWAAPGPAAWLARLAAATVHFLLAVGGLATVAAVTQLLRWRPAAGR
- the coaD gene encoding pantetheine-phosphate adenylyltransferase, coding for MTIALCPGSFDPITNGHLDIIERASRLFDRVLVTVFVNSSKQPWFTPEERVELARQATAHLPNVTVDAYDGLLVEYARRHGARVIVKGLRAISDFEYEFQMAQINKHLAGELETLFMMTRPENAYLSSSIVKELARYGVDPAGLVPEVVRPALAARAAERRRR
- the rsmD gene encoding 16S rRNA (guanine(966)-N(2))-methyltransferase RsmD; translated protein: MRVTGGRWRGRPLRVPAGRQVRPTTDRVRQALFNILGPAVEGARVLDLFAGTGSLAIEALSRGAREALLVEADRRVVALLGRNLRELGLGPEQGAVVWRQDVFAAIAKLADGRRVFDLILADPPYRQGVAPRVVQALGEGRVLAPGGWLVVEHDPREALPDRAGGEAGVLVQVDARRYGDTALAFYRCRPAAEGKGETR
- a CDS encoding MFS transporter, with amino-acid sequence MKPVQERRRPGGPRHGAAPRRATGLAFAVLCSVPFVMVLSNSMLIPVLPQMRGAMDRSLFQIGLIITAFSVPAGLFIPIGGYLSDRWGRKPVMIPGLVGFGLGGLMAGLAPLFTRDPYGWILAGRVLQGLAAGGMYQVALAAAGDMYQGGARTRAMGIMEASNGLGKIASPILGSALALLAWYVPFFAYPALAALSALGLWLWVPEPNRRREAPAPGPYLRRIARIFRAKGVSLAVCFLAGFTALFMLFGLLSVYSDLLERPFGIRGFVKGVVVAIPVAVATVTAYLSGIVLQDRLARYLKAVVVAGIALLAAGTAALYFMRDLVPMIVAISVMGLGYGLALPAINTLITSSVETAERGGITALYGTVRFFGAALGPPAFGLLLAWGRAAMYLGSGAAVAAVLGLVAAFLRQDVLLKPLPAAGVPEPAAAADRPATAGQGARGGTGAVAWGHAGRRAAAPGDDPAAARPSAGGSLREAAGPVPPLARRAPGGGGDGRWREGGGTPVIPLGPWSRVRSSFPPRQGMSPAS